The nucleotide window TCCATGCAGCTCAGCGTAAAGACTGTTACTCAATGCCTTGATGGCGCCGGCCATGGCGCTCTGACAGGCAGTCATCGGCACGGGCAACAGTCCATATTCAATAATCACATTGAGGATGCGTCCTCGCTGCTGTTGGCGCAGTGCGGTGAGTGTGCTTTGACAAAGGTGCACGGTGTCCATCAGCTGTGACTGAATGTGGTTTTCCCACTGGTTAGCTGCCGTTGCCTCAAAGGGCCCGACGCTGACATGGCAAGGCAGGTTGATGACGACATCGAGCTGTTGCCAACGACGCAGAATCCTGTCCACGTTTCTGCGATGATCCTGGCTTTCGCCCTTTCGAGACTCCAGAAACATGGCTTCCTTGCCCTTTGCATGCAGGTGAGCGCAGATTTGCGGGCCTCGAAAACCGTCCTCACCAGTAATCACCACGCGGTAGTGTTCACAGGCACGCTGTGCCAGCGCCTCGCCAAGCGGCGTGTCACCATGATGAATCAGCAGCACGGGAGCGTGTTTCAAAAGGACTCCAGAACCCCGGAACGGGATAGCAAAAAAATTTTGTGAACATGTGTTGACATGAATGATTGGTAAGTTAACATGTGTTCACAACCTAATGAAAGGAGTCTTCCCAATGGCAACTTACAAACAGATTTTCAAAGATATTGTTGCGCTGGTAGCGGCGGTCTTCTGTGCCATTGTTCTGGTCACGGGCCTTTCTCAGCATAGCGAAACCCTCTTTGCAGCTCTGCTGGCCTTTGCCTTGATGGTACCGGTGATTGCCAGTACTGCAGTCGGCCTGAAGAAAGATCTCAGCGATCAGTTTACCGCTTGATGATGTTCACGGGCAGCTTCTGCTGCCCGTGCTTCCATTTCGCTAACCGGCAGTCCCAGCACCTGGTGCTCTCCCTCGCTGCGGGCCAGCAGTACCGTGACAACACTATCCCCCCAGATGTTCACCGCAGTGCGGCACATGTCCAGGATTCGATCTGTCACCAGAATCAGACCGATCGCTTCCGCGGGTAAGCCAATCGCGCCAAGAATTACCGTAATCGCCACCAGTGATGCTGCCGGGATACTGGCTACCCCGATGGAGGTCAGGAGGGCAGTCACAACAATCATGAACTGCATCCCGAAAGACAAGTCCATGCCGTAAGCCTGGGCGATAAAAATGGCTGCCACGCACTCATAGAGCGCGGTGCCGTCCATATTGACGGTGGCCCCTAGCGGTAGCACAAAACTGCTTGTCTTGCGGGAAACCCCGGCTCTGTCCTGGACACATTCCATGGTCAGGGGCAGGCTGGCGGCGGAGCTGGCTGAGGAAAACGCGGTGAGTAACGCAGGCATCATGGCCTGGATGTGTCTGAATGGCGAGCGTTTGGCCATCAGGAAGATCAAGGCGGGCATGAACACAAACCCATGTACAAACAGGGCGATGATAACGGTCAGGAAGAACCAGGCCAGCGGCTCGATGGCATCCATTCCTGTGCGTGTCACTGTGGCCGCGATCAGGGCAAACACGCCAATGGGAGTGAAGCGGATGATCAGCATGGTGATACTGATCATGACCTGGTAAATGCCGTCGATCATTTGTCTCACCGTTTCCCCGCCCGGGCTTTTCTCGACGCGCAGGTAAAAGCCAAATAGCAGCGCAAACACGATCAGGCCCAGCATCTGGCCGTTGGCGGCCGCAGCTATCAGGTTGGGCGGAAGCATTTGGCGAAGAATTTCGGTAAAGTCGCCGGCGCCGCGACCTTCGATCTTGGCCAGCACATTGCCCGTCTCCGAGGAGAGCCCCAGCAGCCCTCTGGCGGGCTCGCCGTTGATGATCCCGGGGGTGAGCAGGTTGACCAGCATCAAACCGATGAGGATGGCAACAAGTGACGTGGCCATGTACAAGGCAACAGTCTTGATGCCCATCCGGCCAAGATTCTCTCCACCACCGACACCCACCATGCCAGAAATAATCGCGGTCACGATAAGCGGGACGACCAGCATTTTGAGGGCGTTGATAAACAGGCTGCCTACCAGGTCGAAACCCGACAAGACAGATACGCCAAACAGCGTGCTGCTCTCTCCTGTAATGGCGCCGATACCGGCGCCGGCCAGCATGGCCAGAAAAATTTGGTGGTGAAGCTTCATGGTAACCCCTGTCCCTGGCTTTATTTTTTCGTCATGGCTTTCGCATTCCCGTCGAGGGAAGTCCTCCGCTACCGCATTATGGCTGGGCACAGAGGGGCCGGGATCGAACAGTAATGACGCTACAGCGTACCTTATCTGTGCGCCAGGGACAGGGACTGTTTGTGGTTTTAGTGTCTAATTTACATCAGTTTTTTGATCGACGACTCCAGATTTCGCTGGCTACGCGCCTGAATGTAAGCGGATTTAAGATGGCTGTCCGCATCCACCGGGCCTAGCCGTTCGCAAAGCAGCACATAGGCGTTGTTGAGCTGATTACGAAGAACTTCCAGAGGAAGGCCTCCCAGTGTGCGTCCGGGAG belongs to Alcanivorax sediminis and includes:
- a CDS encoding SDR family NAD(P)-dependent oxidoreductase; amino-acid sequence: MKHAPVLLIHHGDTPLGEALAQRACEHYRVVITGEDGFRGPQICAHLHAKGKEAMFLESRKGESQDHRRNVDRILRRWQQLDVVINLPCHVSVGPFEATAANQWENHIQSQLMDTVHLCQSTLTALRQQQRGRILNVIIEYGLLPVPMTACQSAMAGAIKALSNSLYAELHGSGINVSAVAIPLLAECSDHIEASDPLSAARFRRQANQTAAQLEEVADAIFAAIQCDGSLQITTPEIRSQWRQKRWFRRRWEQALKQLGSRYRSR
- a CDS encoding dicarboxylate/amino acid:cation symporter, whose translation is MKLHHQIFLAMLAGAGIGAITGESSTLFGVSVLSGFDLVGSLFINALKMLVVPLIVTAIISGMVGVGGGENLGRMGIKTVALYMATSLVAILIGLMLVNLLTPGIINGEPARGLLGLSSETGNVLAKIEGRGAGDFTEILRQMLPPNLIAAAANGQMLGLIVFALLFGFYLRVEKSPGGETVRQMIDGIYQVMISITMLIIRFTPIGVFALIAATVTRTGMDAIEPLAWFFLTVIIALFVHGFVFMPALIFLMAKRSPFRHIQAMMPALLTAFSSASSAASLPLTMECVQDRAGVSRKTSSFVLPLGATVNMDGTALYECVAAIFIAQAYGMDLSFGMQFMIVVTALLTSIGVASIPAASLVAITVILGAIGLPAEAIGLILVTDRILDMCRTAVNIWGDSVVTVLLARSEGEHQVLGLPVSEMEARAAEAAREHHQAVN